In Halichondria panicea chromosome 9, odHalPani1.1, whole genome shotgun sequence, a genomic segment contains:
- the LOC135340801 gene encoding protein FAM210B, mitochondrial-like has product MALRRSHCYGNVLRQSRAAARFSQPSILPLFPMVSCSPPSVVPSRPDYRELISYRSYATEQPSDDQQKPVVEPKSNREKVKLLVKEYGPVGFAFYMGVSFTSLGTCYVLVSNGLDVERVLTYLNVTTSGTSKGASTFAIAYVLHKVLLPLRAAVTVGGLPLVVRRLRSMGWMKPKNKS; this is encoded by the exons ATGGCACTAAGAAGATCTCATTGCTACGGGAACGTGTTGAGACAGAGCAGAGCAGCTGCCAGATTCTCACAACCCTCCATACTACCTCTCTTCCCCATGGTCTCATGTTCACCACCATCAGTGGTTCCCTCACGACCAGACTACAGGGAACTGATCAGTTATAGGTCATACGCAACAGAACAACCATCCGATGATCAACAAAAACCCGTCGTCGAACCTAAATCAAATCGAGAGAAAGTTAAACTCCTTGTGAAAGAGTACGGGCCGGTGGGGTTTGCGTTCTATATGGGTGTGTCCTTCACCTCGCTGGGAACCTGCTATGTCTTGGTCTCCAA TGGCCTGGACGTAGAGAGAGTACTCACCTACCTCAACGTGACCACCTCTGGGACTAGTAAGGGAGCATCAACATTCGCCATTGCTTACGTTCTGCACAAGGTTCTGTTACCCCTGAGGGCTGCAGTCACAGTGGGGGGGCTGCCCCTGGTCGTTAGGAGACTACGCTCTATGGGGTGGATGAAACCAAAGAACAAGAGCTAA